DNA from Longimicrobium sp.:
GCGCTCAGCCGCTCGACCACCGACCGCGCGAGCGCCGGCTCCGCGTCCGCCAGGCCCGCCACCGTGTTCAGCGTGTTGAACAGGAAGTGCGGCTGCAGTTGCACGCGTAGCGCCTCCAGCTCGGCGCGCGCCAGCCGCGCCTCCATCTCGCGCGCGGCGGCCTCGGCGGCGCGGCGGCGGCGAGCGGTGCGCGCGGCCTGCACGCCCGCGGCCGTCACGCCGGCGAGCGCTAGGAGCAGGAGGGTGATGACGGTCGATTCGGCCCGTGCGCGGTGGCGCGCCACGGCCAGAGCCTCGTCGCGGTCGATGCCGCTCACCACGCCGAAGCTCCCGTCGCGCGCCGAGACGACGGCGGCCAGCGTGACGGATCCCGCTTCGCCCGGCCACGTCCCTGCGCGGCCGCGGCCGGAGAGCGCGGCACGCCACAGCGGCGGCGCCGACGCGAGCGGCGCGGTCTCCACCAGCACGGTGTCGCGGCCGCCGGGCTCGCGCTGCAGCGGGCGGAGCGCCACCGCACGATCTCCAGAACGGAAGACGCTCACCGGCTGGGACGACGGGTATTCGCGGTAGGGGAACGGGAGGATCCGGCGCAGCACGGGGTCGAGCGGGCCCGCGCGCACCAGCATCCCCGGCCGTCCATCCCCCGCGTCGGCGACGGGCGCCGTCGCCACCACCATCACCCCATCCCCATCGTCCACGAACTCCAGCGCAGGACGAGTGGATGCAGGCGCGGCGGGCGGCGCGGCCGCGGAACCGGCATGCGCGCGGACGCTGCCGGCGGAGTCCAGCACCCAGAGGTCGCGGGCGCCCAGCAGCTGGCGCGCGCGCTCCAGCCGCGCCGCCGCGTCCGCGCCGGACGGCTGCGCCACCAGCGCGGCGACGAGCGCCGTCTCGCGCTCGTGGTTCGTCTTCCAGCTCTCGACCCGCCGCTCCACGTTGCGGATGCTGGCGTCCAGCGCCGCCAGCCAGCCGCGGGTGGCCGCCGCTTCCGCCACGTGCACGTGCCAGCGAACCCCTGCGGCGATGGCGGCGGCCAGGAGTGCGACGGCGGCGGCGATGGCGACGGCTCGCTTCACGGAGAGCGGGATGGATCGAGGAAGCGGAGGGGATGCTGCCGGTCAATTCTCACCCGCGCCGCCCGCTCCCGGCAAGGGTGCGGGAGCGGGCGGATTCCTCGACGGCCGGTGCGCCGGTCAGCCCGGCGTCACGCCTCGCAGCCGGGGTAGCTGCAGGGGCAGGTGAACGGGTCCGAGCAGCACGGGCAGGTCGAGTCGCGGCCGGTGAACAGCGTCGGCGGGGCCACGAGCTGGACCTTGCCCGCCTCGAAGCTCTCCACCGCGAGCGCGTCGAGCGCGAGCCGCGACTTCCGGGGGATGTTCTGCAGCGTCTGCATCTTCCCTCCTGGGGGATAGGGGGTGATGATGATGGGATGATGCCACGACGCAAAACACGCGCCCTTTGGACCACGCCGCAGGAGGGTTCCTTCGCTGTGTTGCAGAATGAGGAAGCGACTCCGCTTTCCCTGCGGCGGAGTCGCTTCTTCAATCCATGACT
Protein-coding regions in this window:
- a CDS encoding histidine kinase → MKRAVAIAAAVALLAAAIAAGVRWHVHVAEAAATRGWLAALDASIRNVERRVESWKTNHERETALVAALVAQPSGADAAARLERARQLLGARDLWVLDSAGSVRAHAGSAAAPPAAPASTRPALEFVDDGDGVMVVATAPVADAGDGRPGMLVRAGPLDPVLRRILPFPYREYPSSQPVSVFRSGDRAVALRPLQREPGGRDTVLVETAPLASAPPLWRAALSGRGRAGTWPGEAGSVTLAAVVSARDGSFGVVSGIDRDEALAVARHRARAESTVITLLLLALAGVTAAGVQAARTARRRRAAEAAAREMEARLARAELEALRVQLQPHFLFNTLNTVAGLADAEPALARSVVERLSALLRAALRATAETEVELARELEVLDDYLAIQQTRFRGRLHASVAAEPGSERALVPSLILQPLVENAIRHGIAPRAAPGRVEVTARADGGSLVLEVADDGVGLAGERAEGTGLANTRARLDALYAGGHRFTLEPRAAGGTIVRLELPFRTRPRGQVRA